The following nucleotide sequence is from Myxococcales bacterium.
GGCGACGGTGATTGCGGGCTGGGCTTTTGGCAGGACGGTGGTCCTGGCCTTTGCCCTGACGCTGCTCGGGGGCGCGGCGGGGCTCGTTGCGCTCTGGCTGGGCTAGCTCGCGTCTCTGCCTGTCGCGGCGCGCACGGAGTGCGCCCGGTTGCGCGAAGAACTGCGCTTCACCAATCCGAGCACCGCGCGCCGTCGCCGAGGTTGCGCGGTCATTGCGCGGGAGCGCCGCGCGGTCGCCTCGAGTGCGCCATCTTTTCGCGGCGACCACTCGGGTGGGCTGACGCGGTCGTGCTGTGCGCCGCTGTCGGTCGTCAGGCCTCCGTCGGCGTGGTATTCGCTCGACTGTCATGCTGGAGGTGCTGCGAGGGGAGCTCGAGCGAGAGTTCGACGCTGAGGGGATCCGCCGGATCGCCGAGTGCTACCTGGGGCTGCCGCTGCCTGAGTCGGCGGGGACCACTCCGGCGGAGCTGTCGGCGGCGCTGGTCACACACTGCCAACGAGCGGGTGCGATCGACGCGCTGATGGATGTGATGACCGTCGAACGTCCGGTGCTAACACGCCGATTAATACGACTCTCGGAGCGCCGAACGACCGAGCGAGAGCAACTCGCGCATGGGGATCACCTTGGGGCGTACGTGATCGAGTCCTTGCTCGGCGCTGGGAGCTTCTCGTGTGTGTATCGTGCACGCAGCCGAGAGCGCGAGGTGCGTCTGCGGGTGCTCGGCGAGAGCGGTGGCAGCGCGCTCCTGGGCTTGCAACGCTACCTGGCGTGCACGCGGCTCGCCGGGGAGCTCTCGGACCGGTGGCTCCCGCGCGGAGTGCAGGTCGAGAAGGTCGGCGAGCGTTGCCTGATTTCGCACGATTTCTTCCCCGGGGAGCCGCTGGCAATGCGTGAGCCCAGGCAGTACTCGCTGCGCCGGGCCTGGCCGATCCTGCGGCGTGTGTTGCAGGGGCTCTCGGTGCTGCATCGGCGGGGCCTCGCGCACGGGGCGTTGCACGCGAAGAACCTCCTGGTCAGCGACGACGAGGAGTCTCCCAGCGTGCTCCTGCTCGACGCGGGCGCGCACTTCCTCCGGGCGGGCGCCCTGGAGCTCGCGCATTCACGCTCGGCGTCCAGCGCTCACCTCGTGGCGTGGGCGGCACCGGAACAACTGCTCGGCGACACCGCGACGCCCGCGAGCGACGTGTACGCGTTCGGGCAGCTCTGTCACTACCTGCTCATGGGGCGACTCCCGGTGAGCCCTGACGACCCGGATTTCGTGCGGCGTCGGCTGACAGCGGAGCCCGACCCGCTTGGGTTCTACCTGCCACACGCGCGGCTGCCGGCAGAGCTGGAAGAGATCGTGATGCGCCTGGTCGATGGGCGCCCCGAGCGCCGGCCCCACGACGCGATGGAGACGCTCGAGCTGATGACGGCGGTCGTGGACGCGCTGCCGCTCACGCCGAGCAGCGTGCCGGACATCGACATCGATGCCGAGCTCGAGAACCTGTTGCGGGAGCCCGACAACGAGGCGGTGGCCGCCATTCTCGAAGGCTCCATCGAACGCGGGGCCAGCCCTCACCGAATCGCGGATGCGTTCGTGCTGGCCGCGGAGCAGACAGCGGCGACCGACGCCGGCCAGAAGGCCAAGAGACGCCTGCAGATCCGCGCCGGCGCCATCTACGAGAACCTGGCAGCGGATCCGCGGGCGGCGGAGCGCGCGTATCGCAGCGTGCTCGCGGACGACAAGGGCGCCGTGGGGGCGTGGACGGCGCTCGAACGAGTCTTGCGTCGCCTGGGGGAACACGAGAGGTTGGTCGAAGCGCTGGTCGAGCGGCGCGAGTCACTCAGCGACCGTGTAGAACGAGCTGCGCTCTTGGTCCGCCTGGGGAAGGTGCTGTCCGTCGACCTGCTGGACGAAGAGCAGGCGCTGATCGCCTGGTCCGAGGCCATCGCAGAGGATCCAGCGAACGACGAGGCCGCGGCGGGGCTCGAACAGCTCTGTGCAGGTGAGCGCAGCCGTTGGGGCGGCGTGCTTAAACAGCTGAGCGAACGAGCGAACGAAGAGCCGGAGCCAGCCCGTCGTATCGCGCTCTCATTTCGGTTGGGTGGCTGGTACGAGTCCGGCTTCGGACGCGCGGATCTCGCGCTCCAGTGTTACCGGGCCGTGGTCACGCTCGAGCCGACCCACGAGCGCGCGCTGGAGCGGATGACCGACATCTACCGGCGCGCGCAGCTCTGGCCGGAGCTGTCGCAGGCGCTGCTCGTGCGGGCGCGCGCGACGCTGGTGCCGGCAGAATCGCGCGATCTCTCGACCGAGGCAGCAAGAGTGCTGCTCGAGCACGGAGGAGGGGAGGCCGCCCCGCGAGAGATCCTGGAGCAGGTCCTCTCGGACGATCCCAGCCATGCGGGTGCTCAGGGTCTGCTCGGGCGGATCCACCTGAAGGCGGGGCGAATCCAGGATTGGGCGCGCCTGATGGAGCTTCGGGCCGAAGCCGCGACCGGGGACGAACGCCGCGCAATCCTGCTGGAGGTTGCGCGTGTGCTGGTGGATCAGGGCGGCGACGACGGCGCCGCAATCCAGGCCTGGCAGGCGGTGCTCGAAGAGAGCACCCACGACCTCGAGGCGCTCCAGTCGCTGACCGCGCTCTATCGGAAGACGGGCAAACATCGCAAGGCCGCCGAGACTCTGGAGCTGGAGCTGCAAGTTGCGTTGACGGGCCGTCAACGCGTCGCGCTGCTCGCTGAGCTCGCCAGGCTGCAGGAGACGGAGCTGTTCGACGAGCGTCACGCGGCCGAGGCCTGGGAACGCGTGCTCGACGTGGACTCCGACGACAGCGCGGCGCTGGCGGCGCTCTGCCGGCTGTATCGCAGCTTGCGGAGCTGGAGCGAGCTCGCCTTCACGCTGGAACGCCAGGCGGAGCGCACGGACGACCTGGACCTGCGCCGGGACACGCTGCTCGAGCTGGGGCGAGTCGCCCAGACCGAGCTCGGCGATTTGGGCCGCGCACTCGGGGCGTACGAGGAGGCGCTGGCACTCGACCCCACCAACCACGAGGCGCTCGATGCTCGCGCGAAGCTGAGTGCCGCCCGCGGTGACGCGGAGGGTGCGGCGTTGACCTTGGACGCCCTGGCAGAGGCGGAAGAGGCGCCAATTCGGCGCGCGGAGCGCTGGCTCGAGGCAGCCGCGCTGTGGTTCGCGCAGGGTGACACGACCGCTGCCGCGGAGCGTTGCCGCCGAGCGCTGAGTGAGCAACCTGGATATCCAGTAGCTGCGCTCTACCTGGCTGACCTGCTGGTCGGTGAGGATGAGGTCAACGCTGCGGTGGCTGGGCTCGAGCACGCGCTTGGACGCGCCGAGGCCGGGCACGACAAGGCCGTGCTTGGCGCGAGCCTGGCCCGCGTGGTGCTGGATTCGCAGAATGACTCGGGGCGGGCCCGAGCCGCAGTCACGCTGGCGCTCAGCAACGATCCTCAAAACGCTCTGGCCCACCTGATCGCAGCGGAGCTTGATCGTGCGCACGCACGTCCGGAGCTGGCCGACGAGCACTACACCAACGCCGCGCGACACATCGAACAGCTGAGCGCGGCGCTCCAGGTTCGACTGTTTGGTGCTCACGCCACGGTGCTCGCCGGGCTCGGTCAGGTGGAAGCCGCCCGAGCCTTGCGCGCACGCCTGTCGGAGAGTTTTGCGGACGACCGGGTTGCCCTCGAGACCGCGGCACGGGTTGCATCCCTGGTCGACCCGCCGGAGCTCGCGATCACGGTCATCGATCGCCTGCTCGCTCTGCACGAGGCCCATCTGTCTCGGCCGGCGCTGGCGTCCGCCTTGACGAACAAGGGTGAGCTCTGCCGCCGACTCGGCCAGTGGCCGGCAGCCGTGGCCGCGCTCGAGCGCGCGGCGAGCTTGGACCCCGAAGCCGTGGCGCCGCTCTCTGCCTTGGCGGAAGTTCAGCGCGAGGCGGGCCTGGTCGATGCACTGCCGACCACCCTCGAGCGATTGTGCGCCTGCGCGATCGTGGCTCGTGACGCCGAGGCCTGTGTGCTCGCAGGTGACATTGCCGACACTGTCCTCGACCGCAAGGACACGGCGGCGCAGGCCTACATGTCCGGCCTGGAGCTCTCGCCCGATGAACGCAAGATCCTGCTCCGGTTGCTTCGCCTCTACAGCGACGGGCACGACTGGCGGCCGTTGATCGACGTCTTGATGCGGCTTGCCGGGCTCACCAGCGATCGCGCCGAGCGTGCGCGCTACGTCCAGACTGCCGCGCGGCTCACCGAAACGGAGCTGGGTGACAAAGCCGAGGCGGCAGCCCTGTACGAGGTCGCCGCGAAGCTCGATCCGAATGGCGAGGCCATCACCTCACGCCTGCTCGCCCTGTACGGGGAGCTCGGCGACACGGAGTCGCTACGTCGGATCTTGGAGCGGCAAATCGCGCGGGCGTCGGCCAGCCAGGATCGTGAGCGTGCCTATCGACTCGCGACTGCGTTGGCGGATCTCGATCTGGAGAGTCTGCAGGTCGACGACGCGATCGCGGTGAACGAGGCGGCCCTCCGCCTGGTGGCGGGCGATCCCGCGCGGGAGGCGGTGCTCGCGGACTTGTACCTGACGGACGCAAAACGTTACTTCCACAGCGCGGCCGCCCTTCAGCGCAGCGTCATCGCCCGGGATCCCGAGCAACCGGAGGCGTACCGCCGGCTTCACCAGCTGGGCATTGCGGCTGAGCGTCTGGACACCGCGTGGTGCGCGGCGCAGGCGCTCACGTTGACCGGCGGCGCAAACCAGGACGAAGAGGAGTTCTACCGATCGAAGCGTGACAAATCGATGATCGGGGCCGAGGTTCGCATCAGCGATCGAGACTGGGCCGACCACCTCGTGCACCCCGATGCCAACCCCACCCTGACCGGGTTGTTGCTGCAGATCCAGCCCGTGGTCGCGAAGACCTCGCTGGGAGTCTCGCTCCGCGATCTGGGGCTGGACGAATCCGCCGCCATCGACTCGACTCGGGCCGGCGGTACGCTCGTGCGCGCCTTCGAGTCCGCGGCCGACGTGCTGCGTGCTCCGGTTCCGCTGCTGTTCGAGCGAGAGTCCGCCCGGCTCGCGGTCACGCTCGGTCGTGGTGCGCGGGCCCACGTCATTCTTTCGTCTTCGGCGGCTCGGGGTTCGATGCCCGAACGCAAGGCGGCGTTCCTGGCGGCGTCGAGCGTGGTGTTGCTCCGCCCAGGCTACCTCTTGCGGGTGTTGCTCAGCCCTTCCGAGCTCAAGGCCTGGGTGCTCGGTGGCCTGTCTCTGGCCGCGCCGAAGCTTCCCATCCCGGACGAGCTCGAAAAACCCGTGCACGCGACCCGCGAGCACCTGCGGCGGAACCTGCCGGATGAGCTGCGGCGGCGCATCTCCGGGATCCTGGAGCAGCTGCTGCAGGCCGGAGGGCATG
It contains:
- a CDS encoding tetratricopeptide repeat protein; its protein translation is MLEVLRGELEREFDAEGIRRIAECYLGLPLPESAGTTPAELSAALVTHCQRAGAIDALMDVMTVERPVLTRRLIRLSERRTTEREQLAHGDHLGAYVIESLLGAGSFSCVYRARSREREVRLRVLGESGGSALLGLQRYLACTRLAGELSDRWLPRGVQVEKVGERCLISHDFFPGEPLAMREPRQYSLRRAWPILRRVLQGLSVLHRRGLAHGALHAKNLLVSDDEESPSVLLLDAGAHFLRAGALELAHSRSASSAHLVAWAAPEQLLGDTATPASDVYAFGQLCHYLLMGRLPVSPDDPDFVRRRLTAEPDPLGFYLPHARLPAELEEIVMRLVDGRPERRPHDAMETLELMTAVVDALPLTPSSVPDIDIDAELENLLREPDNEAVAAILEGSIERGASPHRIADAFVLAAEQTAATDAGQKAKRRLQIRAGAIYENLAADPRAAERAYRSVLADDKGAVGAWTALERVLRRLGEHERLVEALVERRESLSDRVERAALLVRLGKVLSVDLLDEEQALIAWSEAIAEDPANDEAAAGLEQLCAGERSRWGGVLKQLSERANEEPEPARRIALSFRLGGWYESGFGRADLALQCYRAVVTLEPTHERALERMTDIYRRAQLWPELSQALLVRARATLVPAESRDLSTEAARVLLEHGGGEAAPREILEQVLSDDPSHAGAQGLLGRIHLKAGRIQDWARLMELRAEAATGDERRAILLEVARVLVDQGGDDGAAIQAWQAVLEESTHDLEALQSLTALYRKTGKHRKAAETLELELQVALTGRQRVALLAELARLQETELFDERHAAEAWERVLDVDSDDSAALAALCRLYRSLRSWSELAFTLERQAERTDDLDLRRDTLLELGRVAQTELGDLGRALGAYEEALALDPTNHEALDARAKLSAARGDAEGAALTLDALAEAEEAPIRRAERWLEAAALWFAQGDTTAAAERCRRALSEQPGYPVAALYLADLLVGEDEVNAAVAGLEHALGRAEAGHDKAVLGASLARVVLDSQNDSGRARAAVTLALSNDPQNALAHLIAAELDRAHARPELADEHYTNAARHIEQLSAALQVRLFGAHATVLAGLGQVEAARALRARLSESFADDRVALETAARVASLVDPPELAITVIDRLLALHEAHLSRPALASALTNKGELCRRLGQWPAAVAALERAASLDPEAVAPLSALAEVQREAGLVDALPTTLERLCACAIVARDAEACVLAGDIADTVLDRKDTAAQAYMSGLELSPDERKILLRLLRLYSDGHDWRPLIDVLMRLAGLTSDRAERARYVQTAARLTETELGDKAEAAALYEVAAKLDPNGEAITSRLLALYGELGDTESLRRILERQIARASASQDRERAYRLATALADLDLESLQVDDAIAVNEAALRLVAGDPAREAVLADLYLTDAKRYFHSAAALQRSVIARDPEQPEAYRRLHQLGIAAERLDTAWCAAQALTLTGGANQDEEEFYRSKRDKSMIGAEVRISDRDWADHLVHPDANPTLTGLLLQIQPVVAKTSLGVSLRDLGLDESAAIDSTRAGGTLVRAFESAADVLRAPVPLLFERESARLAVTLGRGARAHVILSSSAARGSMPERKAAFLAASSVVLLRPGYLLRVLLSPSELKAWVLGGLSLAAPKLPIPDELEKPVHATREHLRRNLPDELRRRISGILEQLLQAGGHADLGSWTRGVDLTADRAGLLFSGDLETALTTIRASGDSALSVSASERARALLTYAVSGQYLSLRNRLHLSIDRVDLEELGEDDLVPASRA